The following is a genomic window from Calditerrivibrio sp..
ATTAGGTTTCCATCCCCACGATGCAAAAAAATTTTCTAAAGATGTGTTGATAGAGTATCAACAGCATATAAACGATAAAAAAATGCTCGCCATAGGGGAGATCGGATTAGATTTTTACAGGAATCTTTCAGATCAGGATACACAGATAAAAGTTTTTGAATATATGTTAGAATTTGCAAGGATAAACAATAAACCCATAATTATCCATAATAGAGATGCTTCAGAAAAGGTCATGGATATTATATCAAATACACAAAAGCCCAATGAAAAAATTGGAATAATCCATTGCTTTAATGGAGATAAGCTTTTCTTGAAATGGGCACTTGATTTCGGATTTTATATATCCTATGCTGGACCTATAACATTTAAAAAAGAAGATAACCTCAGGGAAACTATTACTTATGTTCCCATCGATAGACTCTTTGTAGAAACAGATTGCCCTTATCTTACCCCACTGCCATTCAGAGGGGAAATGAATGAACCTGCCTATGTTGTTTTTAACGCCTACACAATTGCTTTTTTAAAAAAGATTCCCCTTCTTAAAACTGCTGAAATACTCGAACAAAACTTCAATAACCTTTTTAGGACCTGAGATGTTTAGGATATTGCTGGTTGAAGATGATAAGTTTA
Proteins encoded in this region:
- a CDS encoding TatD family hydrolase — its product is MIIEKKDSFEYKRLMEEIQLIKKYNLFFTDTHAHIHFKEYEDIHLYLKNSELHGVKRVVTIGIDLEDSLLAKEVSTKHEHIYFTLGFHPHDAKKFSKDVLIEYQQHINDKKMLAIGEIGLDFYRNLSDQDTQIKVFEYMLEFARINNKPIIIHNRDASEKVMDIISNTQKPNEKIGIIHCFNGDKLFLKWALDFGFYISYAGPITFKKEDNLRETITYVPIDRLFVETDCPYLTPLPFRGEMNEPAYVVFNAYTIAFLKKIPLLKTAEILEQNFNNLFRT